The proteins below come from a single Acidobacteriota bacterium genomic window:
- the cofH gene encoding 5-amino-6-(D-ribitylamino)uracil--L-tyrosine 4-hydroxyphenyl transferase CofH codes for MTGHSMEMQLEQFPSLTWEEIAPRASAEIRQPLQRVLEQQDGACLSDDERYRLARADGNDLLALLVAANDLRRELVGNIVSYVVNRNINFTNICFVGCKFCAFSRGPREADSYFHSLEDMARKAKEAWDLGATEVCIQGGLPHGLPPFYYRDILRAIKTATPGMHIHAFSPMEMVYGVELTGMPLREYLTMLRDNGLDTLPGTAAEILDDQIRHVLSRNKLSTAQWQEVIRTAHQCGIPSTSTLMYGHMETPDHWVRQLMLLREMQSETGGFTEFVPLGFVHQNTLLFQQGLARSGPTLAEHLKIHALARILLAGSIHNIQVSWVKLNRNLSQLCLHAGANDYGGTLMEENISREAGATAGQYTSPEDFQSMILEMGRIPAERNTTYSKMKIKLPIESVSAEWPLVPEFA; via the coding sequence GAAATCGCTCCGCGTGCGTCGGCCGAAATTCGCCAACCACTCCAGCGCGTGCTCGAACAGCAGGACGGAGCATGCCTAAGCGATGACGAACGCTATCGCCTGGCACGCGCCGATGGCAACGACCTGCTGGCACTGCTGGTTGCGGCGAATGATCTGCGCCGCGAACTGGTGGGCAACATCGTCAGCTATGTCGTGAATCGCAATATTAATTTTACGAATATCTGTTTTGTCGGGTGCAAGTTTTGCGCGTTCAGCCGCGGTCCTCGCGAAGCTGATTCGTATTTCCATTCCCTCGAAGACATGGCGCGCAAAGCAAAAGAAGCGTGGGATCTTGGCGCCACCGAAGTATGCATCCAGGGCGGATTACCGCATGGGCTTCCGCCCTTTTACTATCGCGACATTTTGCGCGCCATCAAGACCGCCACGCCGGGCATGCATATTCACGCTTTTTCTCCGATGGAGATGGTCTACGGCGTGGAACTCACCGGCATGCCGCTGCGCGAGTATCTGACTATGCTGCGTGACAATGGCCTCGACACATTGCCGGGCACCGCAGCCGAGATTCTCGACGATCAGATCCGCCATGTGTTGTCCCGCAACAAACTCTCCACTGCGCAATGGCAGGAAGTGATCCGCACGGCGCACCAATGCGGCATTCCGAGCACTTCAACACTGATGTACGGACACATGGAAACGCCCGATCACTGGGTGCGGCAACTCATGCTGCTCCGGGAAATGCAAAGCGAAACCGGCGGCTTCACGGAATTTGTTCCGCTCGGATTCGTGCACCAGAACACGCTCCTGTTTCAGCAAGGCCTGGCACGGTCAGGCCCGACGCTGGCGGAACATCTCAAGATTCACGCGCTGGCTCGTATCCTGCTCGCGGGTTCGATTCACAACATCCAGGTTTCCTGGGTGAAACTGAATCGCAACCTGTCCCAGCTCTGCCTGCATGCCGGAGCGAATGATTACGGCGGCACGCTGATGGAAGAGAACATCTCCCGCGAAGCAGGCGCGACTGCGGGACAGTACACCAGCCCCGAAGATTTTCAGTCGATGATTCTGGAGATGGGGCGAATCCCGGCTGAGCGCAACACCACCTACTCGAAGATGAAAATCAAATTACCGATCGAGAGCGTAAGCGCAGAGTGGCCGCTGGTTCCGGAGTTCGCGTGA
- the npdG gene encoding NADPH-dependent F420 reductase, whose protein sequence is MGLGLRWVRAGEKVILGSRDAARAQQAAEKIAQRVGPQAQVSGLENSAACAASNLLVLTVPFEGQAELLKQLKSSIRAGSILIDATVPLAASIGGRATRMLGVWQGSAAQQTAELVPKGVSVVAAFHNVSADVLNGDEDVDCDVIVCSDDPAATQVAMDLAVKIPRIRAIDGGKLENARIVEQITALLIGLNIRHKGHGGLRITGLPDAAYKTE, encoded by the coding sequence ATGGGCCTTGGCCTGCGTTGGGTTCGCGCCGGAGAGAAAGTAATCCTCGGCTCGCGCGATGCGGCGCGCGCGCAGCAGGCTGCCGAAAAGATTGCACAACGAGTTGGTCCGCAGGCCCAGGTTTCAGGATTAGAGAATTCCGCAGCGTGCGCGGCCAGCAACCTGCTTGTGCTCACCGTCCCCTTCGAAGGTCAGGCGGAATTGTTGAAGCAACTGAAGTCGTCGATTCGTGCCGGCAGTATCCTGATCGACGCGACCGTCCCCCTCGCCGCAAGTATTGGTGGGCGCGCCACTCGAATGCTCGGCGTATGGCAGGGTTCCGCCGCACAGCAGACGGCTGAACTCGTGCCCAAGGGCGTCTCGGTAGTGGCGGCGTTTCATAATGTATCCGCCGACGTATTGAACGGCGACGAGGATGTCGATTGCGACGTGATTGTGTGCAGCGACGATCCCGCCGCCACGCAAGTTGCGATGGATCTGGCCGTGAAGATTCCGCGGATCCGTGCTATCGATGGCGGCAAACTCGAGAACGCTCGCATTGTCGAACAGATCACAGCGCTGCTCATCGGCCTCAATATCCGACATAAGGGACATGGCGGCCTGCGCATCACGGGCTTGCCGGATGCGGCATACAAAACCGAATAG
- a CDS encoding ATP-binding cassette domain-containing protein, with protein MTVPASDGPAIEFDHVTFRINERALVDDVSLAVHPGETLVLLGRSGSGKTTSLKLVNRLLDPSAGEVRVSGQPTTAWDPIRLRRGIGYVIQDGGLFPHFTVAKNIALVPRIENWSEERTRARVQELLALVGLTPDLLDRYPHQLSGGQRQRVGVARALAADPPILLLDEPFGALDPITRSEIQKEFRALQQRMRKAVIFVTHDLREAVLLGDHIALMENARLMVNLPVAEFSHSSEPLVRAYMEAFSGTESR; from the coding sequence ATGACCGTTCCCGCCAGCGACGGACCTGCTATCGAATTCGATCACGTTACTTTCCGGATCAACGAGCGCGCTCTCGTCGACGACGTATCGCTCGCGGTCCATCCCGGCGAGACGCTGGTCCTGCTTGGCCGCAGCGGATCGGGTAAAACCACTTCTCTCAAACTCGTCAATCGCCTGCTCGATCCGAGTGCAGGCGAAGTCCGCGTCAGCGGACAGCCCACTACCGCATGGGATCCCATTCGCCTGCGTCGAGGCATCGGCTACGTGATCCAGGATGGCGGACTCTTTCCGCACTTCACGGTCGCCAAAAATATTGCTCTGGTGCCCCGCATTGAAAACTGGTCGGAGGAACGCACGCGGGCCCGCGTGCAGGAATTGCTCGCGCTCGTAGGGTTGACTCCCGACCTGCTCGACCGTTATCCACACCAGCTTTCTGGAGGGCAGCGTCAAAGGGTAGGCGTAGCACGGGCTTTGGCGGCCGACCCTCCGATTCTGCTGCTCGACGAACCGTTTGGTGCGCTCGATCCAATCACGCGGTCCGAGATCCAAAAAGAGTTTCGCGCCTTGCAGCAGCGCATGAGGAAAGCCGTCATCTTCGTCACGCATGACCTGCGCGAGGCTGTTCTGCTCGGCGATCACATTGCGCTGATGGAAAACGCTCGCTTGATGGTGAATCTTCCGGTTGCTGAGTTTAGTCACTCCAGCGAACCGCTGGTCCGAGCCTACATGGAAGCTTTTTCGGGAACCGAATCGAGGTGA
- a CDS encoding ABC transporter permease: MNFWHFLITNRQQMIDLTLEHITLVAFSMLFAVLIGIPLGILITRVPQLSKAVLGGANIIQTIPSLALFGFLLPVPWIGERGGRLAILALTLYALLPLIRNTYVGIRGVDPAVVEAGRAMGLTDRQLLLQVELPLASSVIVAGIRIATVLLVGLATIAAAIGGGGLGQFIFRGLSMVNNQVILAGAIPAALLALSADVGLGALERRLGTVQQKSLT; this comes from the coding sequence ATGAACTTCTGGCATTTCTTGATTACCAATCGTCAGCAGATGATCGATCTGACGCTCGAGCACATCACGCTGGTCGCATTCTCGATGCTGTTTGCCGTGCTGATCGGGATTCCACTCGGCATTCTGATCACCCGCGTGCCGCAACTCAGCAAAGCTGTTCTGGGCGGGGCTAATATTATTCAGACCATCCCTAGCCTGGCGCTTTTCGGATTCCTGCTGCCCGTTCCCTGGATCGGAGAACGTGGTGGCCGCCTCGCGATTCTGGCCCTCACTCTGTACGCGTTGCTACCGTTGATTCGAAATACTTATGTCGGAATTCGCGGTGTTGATCCCGCCGTTGTCGAAGCGGGACGGGCCATGGGCCTGACCGACCGGCAACTATTGCTGCAAGTTGAATTGCCCTTGGCATCGAGTGTGATCGTTGCGGGTATCCGAATCGCGACGGTGTTACTAGTCGGACTCGCCACCATTGCCGCAGCCATCGGCGGAGGTGGGCTTGGGCAATTTATATTTCGCGGACTATCGATGGTGAACAATCAGGTAATCCTCGCAGGAGCCATTCCCGCGGCGTTGCTGGCGCTGTCGGCGGATGTTGGCCTGGGCGCGCTCGAGCGCCGCCTCGGCACCGTGCAACAGAAGTCGTTAACGTAG
- a CDS encoding ABC transporter substrate-binding protein: MKTETPLLDQLGESRIIRRAVASLTVALVLLVFPSCARRADRVVVGSKNFTEQLVLGEMFAQMIEAHTSLSVERSFYLAGTFICQQAILAGRIDLYPEYTGTALTTVLKEPPGSDKKEVYRRVQQGYESKFGLTLSPSLGFDDTFAMMIRGEDARRLNLRTLSQAAAFTPKWRAGFGYEFMERPDGYKGLVATYGLTFAEAPRIMDLGLITRALKDHQVDLIAGNNTDGLIPTLDLFVLEDDRHYFPPYEGVAIIRQETLKAHPEVGVALNALAGAISDDDLRHLNYAVDGEHKDAASVVRDFLRERKLIN; this comes from the coding sequence CTGAAGACGGAGACACCATTGTTGGACCAACTTGGCGAATCCCGGATCATAAGAAGGGCAGTTGCCAGCCTCACGGTCGCGCTTGTGCTGCTCGTCTTCCCAAGCTGCGCCCGCCGGGCCGATCGCGTCGTTGTCGGCAGCAAGAATTTCACCGAGCAACTTGTCCTCGGCGAAATGTTTGCGCAGATGATCGAGGCGCATACATCTCTTAGCGTCGAACGCAGTTTTTATCTCGCGGGTACTTTCATTTGCCAGCAGGCGATTCTGGCGGGACGCATTGATCTCTACCCCGAATACACCGGGACCGCCTTGACGACGGTTCTGAAAGAACCGCCTGGCAGCGACAAGAAAGAAGTTTATCGCCGCGTGCAGCAGGGCTATGAAAGCAAATTTGGCCTCACGCTCAGCCCATCGCTGGGTTTTGACGACACTTTTGCCATGATGATTCGCGGGGAAGACGCACGCCGGTTGAACCTGCGCACGCTGTCCCAGGCCGCCGCATTTACGCCGAAATGGCGCGCAGGATTTGGCTACGAATTCATGGAGCGGCCAGACGGGTATAAAGGCCTGGTCGCGACCTACGGACTGACATTTGCCGAAGCGCCGCGCATCATGGATCTCGGCCTGATCACTCGCGCGCTCAAGGATCATCAAGTCGACCTGATCGCCGGCAACAACACCGATGGACTGATTCCCACACTCGACCTGTTTGTGCTCGAAGACGACCGCCACTATTTCCCGCCCTACGAAGGGGTCGCCATCATCCGCCAGGAAACGCTTAAGGCTCATCCGGAGGTCGGAGTTGCCCTGAACGCGCTGGCAGGCGCGATCTCCGATGACGATCTGCGGCACCTGAATTACGCGGTGGATGGTGAGCACAAGGATGCGGCTAGCGTGGTTCGGGATTTTCTTCGGGAACGTAAACTCATCAATTAG
- a CDS encoding 4Fe-4S binding protein → MAKGRVSIVVERCKACGFCVEFCPTHVLALSSAFNSKGYHPPHAVDPEKCSGCDLCGMYCPDFAIYGYKNQVPKSADAKPAAPSTATAKEGEK, encoded by the coding sequence GTGGCTAAAGGTCGCGTATCCATCGTCGTCGAGCGTTGTAAGGCGTGCGGGTTCTGCGTGGAGTTCTGTCCCACGCATGTGCTGGCACTTTCCTCGGCTTTCAATTCCAAGGGCTATCATCCGCCGCATGCGGTCGATCCGGAGAAGTGCAGCGGATGCGATCTGTGCGGCATGTACTGTCCCGATTTCGCCATCTACGGCTACAAGAATCAGGTGCCGAAGAGCGCAGACGCAAAACCTGCGGCCCCCTCAACGGCAACCGCGAAAGAAGGTGAAAAATGA
- a CDS encoding 2-oxoacid:acceptor oxidoreductase subunit alpha, whose translation MTADPRGVLTGTHFLDGDHACCEGALAAGARFSAGYPITPSTEIVERFAQRVPTVGGSFIQMEDELAASIALQGGVWGGAKAFTVTSGPGFSLMMEHIGYAAMTETPCVFVDVQRGGPSTGLPTLPAQADMMQARWGSHGDYGVIALCPNSPQECFDLTVKAFNFSEEFRIPVMFMMDEVVGHMTEKVVIPPADQIEIVPRKHTNKSVEEYLPYATNGDLVPEMAHAGEGYKFHVTGLTHDDRGYPNMTPQTQHTLVNRLQNKILNAIDRITLVEEERTEDADVVVVSYGITSRVAQRAIEMARARGVKVGKLRLKTVWPFPEKLIRTLAEHVKAFVVPELNLGQMALEVERAAAGKARTILVPHAGGSVHKPEEILAAIQLAPSQQAAKQEAVR comes from the coding sequence ATGACCGCCGATCCGCGCGGAGTTCTCACTGGCACACATTTTCTTGACGGCGACCACGCCTGCTGCGAAGGCGCACTCGCGGCCGGGGCAAGGTTTTCTGCCGGCTATCCCATAACACCTTCCACCGAGATTGTGGAGCGATTTGCGCAGCGTGTTCCCACCGTCGGGGGCAGCTTCATCCAGATGGAAGATGAACTCGCGGCCTCGATCGCGCTGCAGGGCGGCGTCTGGGGCGGAGCGAAAGCGTTCACCGTGACTTCCGGCCCGGGCTTTTCCCTCATGATGGAACACATCGGCTACGCGGCCATGACCGAAACGCCGTGTGTCTTCGTCGACGTGCAGCGCGGCGGCCCCTCTACCGGGCTACCCACACTCCCCGCGCAAGCCGACATGATGCAGGCGCGCTGGGGATCGCATGGCGATTACGGCGTGATCGCGTTATGTCCGAATTCGCCGCAGGAATGTTTTGATCTCACGGTAAAGGCCTTCAATTTTTCCGAGGAATTCCGCATCCCCGTGATGTTCATGATGGATGAAGTCGTCGGACACATGACGGAAAAAGTTGTGATCCCACCCGCCGACCAGATTGAAATCGTTCCACGCAAACACACCAACAAGTCAGTCGAAGAATATTTGCCCTACGCGACCAACGGCGACCTCGTCCCGGAAATGGCGCATGCTGGAGAGGGCTACAAGTTTCACGTGACTGGCCTGACACACGATGATCGCGGCTATCCCAACATGACGCCGCAGACGCAGCACACGCTGGTCAACCGCCTGCAGAACAAGATCCTCAACGCCATCGACCGCATCACGCTGGTCGAAGAAGAACGCACCGAAGATGCAGATGTGGTGGTGGTGTCTTACGGCATTACTTCGCGAGTCGCGCAACGGGCCATCGAAATGGCGCGCGCGCGTGGAGTCAAAGTCGGCAAACTGCGGCTGAAGACGGTGTGGCCCTTCCCGGAAAAGTTAATTCGGACCCTCGCGGAACACGTGAAGGCATTCGTGGTTCCGGAACTCAATCTCGGCCAGATGGCGCTCGAAGTAGAGCGAGCGGCTGCGGGCAAAGCCCGAACCATTCTCGTCCCGCATGCCGGGGGCAGTGTGCATAAGCCCGAAGAGATTCTCGCCGCGATCCAACTTGCTCCAAGTCAGCAGGCCGCAAAACAGGAGGCCGTCCGATGA
- a CDS encoding 2-oxoacid:ferredoxin oxidoreductase subunit beta, protein MSTLVNLEPTNPVEPFLRSDRMPHIWCPGCGIGTTVNCFAEALIESKIDLKSLALVSGIGCTGRVAGYVKLDSFHTTHGRAIPFATGMKLANPKLNVVVYSGDGDLSAIGGNHLIHAARRNIDLKVICVNNLIYAMTGGQTAPTTPGHAVTSTSPYGTFEPSFNLPHLVEAAGAVYVARWTTYHVRQLARSITEAFNKKGFSFIEVISPCPTLYQRRNKLGDGLETMKYYKEKSKTKHGCPTSEVGLTMQGEIIVGKFVDRDRPDYSTLLKAQMHESLGDRYVDYDEEQGYACGDGGCSEDSCH, encoded by the coding sequence ATGAGTACCCTTGTGAATCTCGAACCGACCAACCCCGTCGAACCATTTCTGCGTTCGGATCGCATGCCGCACATCTGGTGTCCGGGATGCGGCATTGGGACGACGGTAAATTGTTTTGCGGAAGCGTTGATCGAATCCAAGATCGATCTGAAATCGTTGGCCCTAGTCTCCGGCATCGGCTGCACTGGGCGCGTAGCCGGATACGTAAAACTCGACTCCTTCCACACCACCCACGGGCGCGCGATTCCCTTTGCGACGGGCATGAAGCTGGCGAATCCTAAGCTGAACGTGGTCGTGTACTCCGGTGACGGCGATCTTTCGGCGATTGGCGGCAATCACCTGATTCACGCGGCCCGCCGCAATATCGATCTGAAAGTGATCTGCGTCAACAACCTGATTTATGCAATGACTGGCGGCCAAACGGCTCCCACCACTCCCGGGCACGCCGTTACGTCGACTTCTCCCTACGGAACGTTCGAACCGTCATTCAACCTGCCGCACCTGGTCGAAGCCGCAGGCGCAGTGTACGTCGCCCGCTGGACGACCTACCATGTCCGTCAACTGGCGCGCTCGATCACGGAAGCGTTCAACAAAAAGGGATTCAGTTTCATTGAAGTCATTTCGCCGTGTCCAACCCTGTATCAGCGCCGCAACAAACTGGGTGATGGACTGGAAACGATGAAGTACTACAAAGAGAAGAGTAAGACCAAGCACGGTTGTCCGACCAGCGAAGTCGGACTCACCATGCAAGGTGAAATCATTGTCGGAAAATTTGTGGACCGCGATCGGCCCGACTACAGCACGCTTCTGAAAGCGCAGATGCACGAGAGCCTGGGCGATCGCTACGTCGACTACGACGAAGAACAAGGTTACGCATGCGGCGACGGCGGCTGCTCGGAGGACTCATGCCACTAA
- a CDS encoding 2-oxoacid:acceptor oxidoreductase family protein, whose amino-acid sequence MPLTEIRIAGFGGQGVILSAQVLGKAASIYQGDYATMTQNFGPEARGGACSAQLVLSDKPVLYPYVTQPDVVVIMSQEAYVKFGHDLKSGGTLLIERDLVRVTDLPADTRVYSIPATRLAEELGKRMVLNIVMVGFFTAITDAIDPEAVREAVADSVPASFRDLNLKAFNKGYDYGKAALAAGPEAAELDQVVLSQEAQ is encoded by the coding sequence ATGCCACTAACAGAGATTCGCATCGCAGGATTTGGCGGACAGGGCGTCATCCTCTCCGCCCAGGTGCTGGGCAAAGCAGCGTCGATCTACCAGGGCGACTACGCCACCATGACGCAGAACTTCGGTCCGGAAGCGCGGGGCGGGGCATGCAGCGCGCAGCTCGTGCTGTCTGACAAGCCCGTGCTCTATCCCTATGTCACGCAGCCCGACGTAGTCGTGATCATGTCGCAGGAAGCCTACGTGAAATTCGGCCACGATTTGAAAAGCGGCGGCACTTTATTGATCGAGCGCGACCTGGTGCGCGTAACCGACCTGCCTGCGGACACTCGTGTTTACAGCATTCCGGCTACGCGCCTCGCGGAAGAACTCGGCAAGCGCATGGTGCTGAATATCGTGATGGTGGGCTTCTTCACCGCAATCACGGACGCCATCGACCCCGAAGCAGTCCGAGAAGCCGTCGCTGATTCCGTCCCCGCAAGCTTCCGGGACCTCAACCTGAAAGCCTTCAACAAAGGCTACGACTACGGCAAAGCCGCGCTGGCCGCTGGCCCCGAAGCAGCTGAGCTCGATCAGGTTGTGCTGTCGCAGGAAGCGCAGTAG
- a CDS encoding cupin domain-containing protein: protein MFHVRQENLPFVGSSHEFVGAVQGNTSVSVFLFHGEPGSGPGPHRHPYDEIQFIREGRGVWTVNGKTFEGGPGDIFVIKAGEIHSFKAVGDSPLVQLDIHLSPTFIQENL, encoded by the coding sequence ATGTTTCACGTGCGCCAGGAGAACCTGCCCTTTGTTGGTAGTTCGCATGAGTTTGTCGGAGCTGTGCAGGGCAACACAAGTGTCTCGGTGTTCCTGTTCCATGGAGAACCGGGATCGGGCCCGGGGCCGCACCGTCATCCTTATGACGAGATCCAGTTCATCCGGGAAGGCCGGGGAGTGTGGACAGTAAACGGCAAGACCTTCGAGGGCGGCCCGGGAGACATCTTTGTCATCAAGGCCGGCGAGATCCACAGCTTCAAGGCGGTGGGTGACTCACCACTGGTCCAACTCGACATTCACCTCAGTCCCACGTTCATCCAAGAAAATCTTTAG
- a CDS encoding MFS transporter translates to MEKLEPAQSPPSRWAATLRALRHRNFQLFFGGQIISLTGTWMQSVAQAWLVYSITKSSFLLGAVGFASQIPVFLLAPLGGAVADRTDRHRLIIATQSASMVLAGILAWLTLTDRVLVPHIFVLAALLGVVNAFDIPGRQSFLVDMVGKEDLMNAIALNSSIFNGARVIGPTVAAILLPVLGIGWCFAANAISYVAVIAGLLLMKVHCEQRTSKNSALEDIVEGFRWVNGVKVIRALLLLIGLVSLVGMPYTVLMPVFADQILHRGATGLGILMGATGVGALLGALTLAAKTDVKGLGRWVAITCAAFGISIIAFSFSRYFWLSVVLLLPAGFSMMLQMACSNTLIQTMVPDQLRGRVMSLYSMMFMGMAPIGALCGGALAHRMGAPITIAVGGVACISGAIWFGRHLPSMRIEARRLIIAQGMAGGEPAQELNAQAVED, encoded by the coding sequence ATAGAAAAACTCGAGCCTGCCCAATCGCCCCCATCCCGATGGGCGGCCACGTTGCGCGCTTTGCGCCACCGGAATTTTCAGCTCTTCTTTGGTGGACAAATCATCTCCTTGACGGGCACTTGGATGCAGAGCGTTGCCCAGGCGTGGCTTGTCTACAGCATCACCAAGTCGTCGTTTCTTTTAGGGGCAGTTGGGTTCGCCAGCCAGATTCCGGTGTTCCTGCTCGCGCCTCTGGGAGGCGCGGTCGCCGACCGCACGGACCGCCATCGACTCATCATCGCCACCCAGAGTGCGTCGATGGTGTTGGCTGGGATCCTGGCTTGGCTGACGCTGACTGATCGAGTGCTCGTTCCCCACATTTTTGTTCTGGCTGCGTTGTTGGGGGTGGTGAACGCGTTCGACATTCCGGGACGGCAATCGTTTCTCGTCGACATGGTCGGCAAAGAAGACTTGATGAATGCGATCGCGCTCAATTCTTCGATCTTTAATGGCGCGCGGGTGATCGGTCCCACGGTTGCGGCCATCCTGTTGCCGGTGCTGGGGATTGGGTGGTGCTTTGCCGCCAACGCCATCAGCTATGTCGCGGTCATCGCCGGGCTCCTTTTGATGAAGGTGCACTGCGAGCAGCGCACCAGCAAAAATTCGGCGCTGGAAGACATCGTGGAAGGATTTCGCTGGGTGAACGGCGTGAAGGTGATTCGCGCCCTTCTTCTTCTGATTGGCCTCGTCAGTCTCGTTGGCATGCCCTATACCGTGTTAATGCCGGTATTTGCTGACCAGATTCTGCACCGGGGCGCCACTGGACTGGGCATCCTCATGGGCGCCACCGGAGTCGGCGCATTGCTCGGCGCGTTGACGCTGGCCGCCAAAACCGATGTCAAGGGACTCGGCCGATGGGTCGCGATCACCTGCGCAGCTTTTGGAATCAGCATCATCGCGTTTTCGTTCTCTCGCTATTTCTGGCTTTCGGTTGTCTTGCTGCTGCCCGCGGGTTTTTCGATGATGCTGCAGATGGCCTGTTCCAACACGCTGATTCAGACTATGGTTCCGGATCAACTCCGCGGCCGAGTCATGTCGCTGTATTCCATGATGTTCATGGGAATGGCTCCAATCGGCGCGCTATGCGGTGGCGCCCTGGCTCATCGTATGGGTGCTCCCATCACGATTGCTGTCGGAGGAGTTGCCTGCATCAGCGGTGCAATCTGGTTCGGACGCCACCTTCCATCCATGCGGATCGAAGCGCGGCGATTGATCATCGCGCAGGGCATGGCTGGAGGCGAACCCGCCCAGGAACTGAACGCGCAAGCCGTGGAAGACTAA
- a CDS encoding PilZ domain-containing protein: protein MSTDPVSIERRSGQRFQLHLPVTFHVDGKAVPGFTQDVSSRGLFLYTEAQLAEGSVVELTFTMPSEITLGESMRVRGRGRVLRADHSNSGPRTGVAVQLDSYQYLPALDGAPSADLVRVSVADPDGERSGAFSR, encoded by the coding sequence ATGAGCACTGATCCCGTTAGCATCGAGCGTCGAAGTGGCCAGCGCTTCCAGTTGCATTTGCCCGTAACCTTTCATGTCGACGGGAAAGCCGTGCCCGGTTTCACCCAGGATGTGAGTTCGCGCGGGCTCTTTCTTTATACGGAAGCCCAGCTGGCGGAAGGTTCGGTCGTGGAACTGACATTCACCATGCCGTCAGAGATCACTCTGGGAGAGAGCATGCGAGTCCGAGGACGCGGCCGGGTACTGCGGGCTGACCACTCGAATTCCGGCCCCAGGACTGGCGTGGCCGTGCAACTCGATTCCTATCAATACTTACCAGCGCTCGACGGCGCCCCATCGGCGGATCTGGTGCGGGTTTCGGTCGCCGATCCGGACGGAGAACGTTCGGGCGCGTTTTCCCGCTGA
- a CDS encoding AAA family ATPase produces MAMNSDNRLMHGIAVAILTEDREQSVVLNTRVETTHMARTVLSHVGFPLGPSDSVLRQILDQRAEIVLVDIDPQNPQRAIRAIELIHGAAGDVTIFAVGEMHQPANIVSAMRVGAREFLDRGSNRESMIEAFTRYTASLSRAQRSAGKARVFTFLNAKGGVGCTTTAVNTAVALEQAHGRVVLVDLAHIGHAALQLNLRPQFTVIDALQNLHRMDVSLLEGLMTHYRNGLHLLAGAQQPHNAVPTATELARLFDLLVSQYNFVVVDCSGRVDATMQMVCDLSNAVLMVAQTDVVSLWSAGRIQTFLQEGSGRDRLRIVLNRYKKIPGFTDEDVEKATNCKVLWKIPNNFQVVGPAIDKGNPVALQDGEIGRSYQGLAGELAGASAASDGALTLVYGHDKGEATKRPAGRLIVSPMRAGQ; encoded by the coding sequence ATGGCAATGAACAGCGATAATCGACTCATGCACGGAATAGCTGTCGCCATCCTCACCGAGGACCGCGAACAATCCGTTGTGCTGAACACCCGGGTGGAAACCACGCACATGGCCCGCACGGTGCTCAGCCATGTCGGATTTCCGCTGGGTCCAAGCGACTCCGTGCTCCGCCAGATTCTCGATCAGCGTGCGGAAATTGTCCTTGTCGATATCGATCCCCAGAACCCGCAGCGTGCCATTCGGGCCATTGAATTGATTCACGGCGCCGCCGGTGACGTCACCATTTTTGCCGTCGGCGAAATGCATCAGCCGGCAAATATTGTCTCCGCCATGCGGGTGGGTGCTCGCGAGTTTCTGGACCGGGGCTCCAACCGCGAGTCGATGATCGAGGCGTTTACCCGCTACACCGCTTCCTTGAGCCGCGCGCAGCGTAGTGCCGGCAAGGCGCGAGTCTTTACGTTTCTGAACGCCAAGGGCGGAGTCGGTTGCACCACCACCGCCGTGAATACCGCGGTTGCCCTTGAGCAGGCTCACGGACGCGTGGTCCTGGTCGACCTGGCCCACATCGGGCATGCCGCCCTGCAATTGAATCTGCGTCCGCAATTCACCGTGATCGATGCCTTGCAGAACCTGCATCGCATGGACGTTTCGCTGCTCGAAGGCCTGATGACGCACTACCGCAACGGACTGCATCTACTGGCCGGTGCGCAGCAGCCGCACAATGCCGTTCCGACTGCGACTGAATTGGCCCGACTTTTCGACTTGCTGGTCAGCCAGTACAACTTCGTGGTCGTGGATTGCTCCGGCCGCGTCGATGCCACCATGCAGATGGTTTGCGATCTTTCCAATGCTGTCCTGATGGTCGCGCAAACCGATGTAGTTTCCCTGTGGAGCGCAGGTAGGATACAGACTTTCCTGCAGGAAGGCTCCGGCCGCGATCGCCTGCGGATTGTTCTCAACCGCTACAAAAAGATTCCCGGATTCACCGACGAAGACGTCGAAAAAGCTACCAACTGCAAAGTCCTGTGGAAGATTCCCAACAACTTCCAGGTCGTTGGCCCGGCTATCGACAAAGGCAATCCAGTCGCACTGCAGGACGGCGAAATCGGCCGATCCTACCAGGGACTGGCCGGAGAACTTGCCGGCGCTTCCGCCGCGTCTGACGGCGCCCTCACGCTTGTCTACGGCCACGACAAAGGCGAAGCCACAAAACGCCCCGCCGGCCGCCTCATCGTCTCGCCCATGCGCGCAGGACAATAA